The Ovis aries strain OAR_USU_Benz2616 breed Rambouillet chromosome 11, ARS-UI_Ramb_v3.0, whole genome shotgun sequence genome window below encodes:
- the LIAT1 gene encoding protein LIAT1: MDGGSGGARASEDDEDEEEREGCMAASQGSRLPPIAGCTSELTKRKVKKKKKKKKTKRSGKGDDKHQSQGMKTQKLSPTFHDTLGPSKDHGLGPEHRQNRDESKLFSYSTTVSLPRFVEIEETLSNQVNESLRWDGILADPEAEKERIRIYKLNRRKRYRIWALKGFHSDPGATETPEDPVYLSDQDSGSSRQLTAEGPNQCSEGNLMSTAIPP, translated from the exons ATGGACGGCGGCAGCGGTGGGGCCCGGGCGTCGGAGGACGACGAGGACGAGGAGGAGCGAGAGGGCTGCATGGCGGCCTCGCAGGGCTCCAGATTGCCCCCCATCGCGGGCTGCACCTCAGAACTGACCAAACGgaaggtgaagaagaaaaaaaagaagaaaaagacaaagaggtCGGGCAAGGGGGACG ATAAACATCAGAGTCAAGGCATGAAGACTCAGAAGCTGTCTCCAACCTTCCATGACACGTTAGGTCCCAGCAAAGATCACGGCCTGGGGCCAGAGCACAGACAGAACAGGGATGAAAGCAAGCTCTTCTCCTACTCCACCACTGTAAGCCTCCCTCGCTTTGTCGAAATAGAAGAGACCCTTTCCAACCAGGTCAACGAAAGTCTGCGCTGGGATGGCATTCTCGCCGATCCAGAGGCCGAGAAGGAAAGGATTCGCATTTACAAGCTGAACCGGAGGAAGCGGTACCGAATTTGGGCCCTGAAGGGCTTCCACTCTGACCCCGGTGCCACGGAGACCCCCGAGGACCCAGTCTACCTCTCGGATCAGGAcagcggcagcagcaggcagCTGACGGCCGAGGGCCCTAACCAGTGCTCAGAAGGAAACCTCATGTCTacagccataccaccctga